Proteins encoded in a region of the Candidatus Binatia bacterium genome:
- a CDS encoding NADH-quinone oxidoreductase subunit J: MVYAALFYLIAGLTVGCALGVALSRNVVYSAFALMGALLGTAGMYAFLSADFLAVVQILVYVGGILVLTLFAIMLTHQIAEVEVSNRSVGRIPAALVVGIVAFGMFTAAFRAPWKLVDPGDPTPSTYAIGELFLGPYLLPFELASVVLLTALVGAIVLSRKEIRD; the protein is encoded by the coding sequence GTGGTCTACGCCGCACTATTCTATTTGATTGCCGGGCTGACCGTGGGCTGTGCCCTCGGTGTCGCGCTGTCGCGCAACGTCGTGTACTCGGCGTTCGCATTGATGGGCGCTCTCCTGGGGACCGCGGGGATGTACGCATTTCTCTCTGCCGACTTCCTCGCCGTCGTTCAGATCCTTGTCTACGTCGGCGGGATCCTGGTCCTGACGCTCTTTGCGATCATGCTCACGCATCAGATCGCGGAGGTGGAAGTGTCGAACCGCTCCGTCGGGAGGATCCCCGCCGCTCTGGTCGTCGGCATCGTCGCTTTCGGGATGTTCACGGCGGCTTTCCGGGCGCCCTGGAAGTTGGTCGATCCCGGTGACCCCACGCCGAGTACATACGCGATCGGGGAGCTCTTCCTCGGCCCCTATCTCCTGCCGTTCGAACTGGCGTCGGTCGTGCTGTTGACCGCACTCGTCGGGGCGATCGTTCTCTCCCGGAAGGAAATTCGCGACTGA
- a CDS encoding NADH-quinone oxidoreductase subunit I: MGYFGNIKDTITTIFEGMAITASHFVRKPFTIQYPDRLDIRLQDALPFRYRGLLDVDLEICTGCLACERACPIDCIVIDADKNKQTKEMTLKRFDIDLAKCMYCGLCSEPCPTGSIHHTTEFEGADYSLESLIRRYVKAPIPAYKPVKGPETDPEVAPILTRGLKYLEEFATPGSSK, encoded by the coding sequence ATGGGCTACTTCGGAAACATCAAAGACACGATCACCACCATCTTCGAGGGGATGGCGATTACGGCGTCGCACTTCGTGCGCAAGCCGTTCACCATTCAGTACCCGGACCGGCTCGACATTCGGCTCCAGGACGCCTTGCCGTTCCGCTACCGCGGGCTGCTCGACGTCGACCTGGAGATCTGCACCGGTTGTCTCGCTTGCGAACGCGCCTGTCCGATCGACTGCATCGTCATCGATGCCGACAAGAACAAGCAGACGAAGGAAATGACGCTCAAGCGCTTCGACATCGATCTGGCGAAGTGCATGTACTGCGGACTGTGTTCGGAGCCGTGCCCGACGGGCTCGATTCATCACACGACGGAGTTCGAAGGGGCGGACTACTCTCTCGAGAGTCTGATTCGCCGATACGTCAAAGCGCCGATCCCCGCGTACAAGCCGGTCAAGGGACCCGAGACGGATCCCGAGGTCGCACCGATTCTTACGCGTGGGCTCAAGTATCTGGAAGAGTTTGCAACCCCCGGCAGCTCGAAATGA
- the nuoH gene encoding NADH-quinone oxidoreductase subunit NuoH, translating to MQKLADSMLDGGIFTGMPTELGYVLIVAFFAFVLLNFIMLVAGVTSWLERRVWGRIQSRIGPNRVGPQGSIQWLADGLKNIMKEDIIPEEADAPLFKAAPYLAMMGFFATFAVIPFGDGLVAADLDVGLLYITAVTALVVVGVLMAGWASNNKWALLGGIRSAAQIISYEIPAGLAVITVVLFTGSLSMQSIIRAQGWEPWNWFLFDNPFLFIGFFLFFVSALAEGNRTPFDLPEAESELVAGAFTEYSGLRNLLFFLVEWGNLYVIGALCATMFLGGWQIPPVTDNPVLVGLLQFATFFLKSYFIVFVAMWVRGTLPRVRVDQLMTLCWKYLTPIGFVNLLGAMIWFVIFPHGFLPVRILMFALGVGVMLYFLSRVMFHLRRAKPEMHLSPLA from the coding sequence ATGCAAAAGCTCGCCGACAGCATGCTCGACGGCGGCATCTTCACCGGGATGCCGACCGAGCTCGGCTACGTGCTGATCGTCGCGTTCTTCGCCTTCGTTTTGCTGAACTTCATCATGCTGGTCGCCGGAGTCACGAGTTGGCTCGAGCGTCGCGTGTGGGGACGAATCCAGTCCCGCATCGGACCGAACCGCGTGGGCCCGCAGGGCAGCATTCAGTGGCTCGCCGATGGCCTCAAGAACATCATGAAGGAAGACATCATTCCGGAGGAAGCGGACGCGCCGTTGTTCAAGGCGGCGCCGTACCTCGCGATGATGGGCTTCTTCGCGACCTTCGCCGTCATCCCCTTCGGGGACGGCCTCGTGGCCGCCGATCTCGACGTCGGACTCCTCTACATCACCGCGGTGACCGCACTGGTCGTCGTCGGCGTGTTGATGGCCGGCTGGGCATCGAACAACAAGTGGGCGCTGCTCGGCGGGATCCGCTCCGCGGCGCAGATCATCAGCTACGAGATTCCCGCGGGGCTCGCCGTGATTACGGTGGTGCTCTTCACCGGGTCGCTCAGCATGCAGTCGATCATCCGGGCGCAGGGCTGGGAGCCGTGGAATTGGTTCTTGTTCGACAACCCATTCCTGTTCATCGGGTTCTTCCTCTTCTTCGTGTCGGCACTCGCCGAAGGGAACCGGACGCCGTTCGATCTTCCCGAGGCCGAGTCGGAGCTCGTCGCCGGCGCGTTCACCGAGTACAGCGGACTGCGCAATCTCCTCTTCTTCCTGGTGGAGTGGGGCAACCTCTACGTCATCGGGGCGCTGTGCGCGACGATGTTCCTCGGTGGCTGGCAGATCCCGCCGGTCACGGACAATCCGGTTCTGGTCGGGCTCCTGCAGTTCGCGACGTTCTTCCTCAAGTCGTACTTCATCGTATTCGTCGCGATGTGGGTCCGGGGCACGCTGCCGCGCGTCCGCGTCGATCAGCTCATGACGCTCTGCTGGAAGTACCTTACGCCGATCGGGTTCGTGAATCTGCTCGGCGCAATGATCTGGTTCGTGATTTTCCCCCACGGCTTCCTTCCCGTGCGGATCCTGATGTTCGCTTTGGGGGTCGGCGTAATGCTGTATTTCCTCTCTCGGGTCATGTTCCACCTGCGTCGGGCCAAGCCTGAGATGCACCTGAGTCCGCTCGCGTGA
- a CDS encoding NADH-quinone oxidoreductase subunit D (Catalyzes the transfer of electrons from NADH to quinone): MSTTSIEIGLERETAAGLETEEMTLNMGPQHPSTHGVLRFVVKADGEIMRRAIPDIGYLHRSIEKISEKVGYHGFMPYTDRVDYVSAMQCNQGWAIACETLAGIEVPRRGEYCRVIACEFGRIASHLISVGATAMDIGAMTPFTHALREREKINDILEELCGARLTFNYMRIGGCAWDLPPGFIKRATAFLDAFEPLIDEYNELISFNKIYTERMGRVAPVSREMAIAYNLVGPNLRGSGVKYDVRKDEPYSCYPEFDFDVPVGQGKMGIVGDCWDRYMVRMDEMKESCKILRQALGGIPEGPVVAKVARTFKPPAGETYVRVEGSRGDMGWFVVSDGTAFPARTHIRTGSYAAMAIVEELSKGLMIADLIAVIASLDIVAPEVDR; this comes from the coding sequence ATGAGCACGACCTCAATCGAAATTGGTCTCGAGCGCGAGACGGCCGCCGGTCTCGAAACGGAGGAGATGACCCTCAACATGGGTCCGCAGCATCCCTCCACCCACGGCGTGCTGCGTTTCGTCGTGAAGGCGGACGGCGAGATCATGCGCCGCGCCATTCCCGACATCGGTTACCTGCACCGCTCGATCGAGAAGATCTCAGAAAAGGTCGGCTACCACGGCTTCATGCCGTACACCGATCGCGTCGATTACGTCTCGGCGATGCAGTGCAACCAGGGCTGGGCGATCGCCTGTGAGACTCTGGCTGGGATCGAAGTGCCGCGACGCGGTGAGTACTGCCGCGTGATCGCGTGCGAGTTCGGCCGTATCGCGAGCCACCTGATCTCGGTCGGCGCGACCGCCATGGACATCGGGGCGATGACGCCGTTCACCCACGCGCTTCGCGAACGCGAGAAGATCAACGACATTCTCGAAGAGTTGTGTGGTGCCCGTCTCACGTTCAACTACATGCGCATCGGCGGATGTGCGTGGGACCTCCCGCCCGGCTTCATCAAGCGCGCCACCGCCTTCCTCGATGCGTTCGAGCCGCTCATCGACGAATACAACGAGCTGATCTCGTTCAACAAGATCTACACCGAGCGGATGGGCCGCGTCGCTCCGGTCTCGCGCGAGATGGCGATCGCCTACAACCTCGTCGGCCCGAACCTGCGCGGTTCGGGCGTGAAGTACGACGTCCGCAAGGATGAGCCGTACTCCTGCTATCCGGAGTTCGACTTCGACGTGCCGGTCGGTCAGGGCAAGATGGGCATCGTCGGCGACTGCTGGGATCGCTACATGGTGCGCATGGACGAGATGAAGGAGAGCTGCAAGATCCTTCGTCAGGCGCTCGGCGGCATTCCCGAAGGTCCCGTCGTTGCGAAGGTCGCACGCACGTTCAAGCCGCCTGCCGGCGAGACGTACGTTCGCGTCGAAGGTTCGCGCGGTGACATGGGGTGGTTCGTCGTCAGCGACGGCACCGCGTTCCCGGCACGGACCCACATCCGAACTGGTTCGTACGCTGCGATGGCCATCGTTGAAGAACTCAGCAAGGGCCTCATGATCGCGGATCTCATCGCGGTCATCGCGAGCCTCGACATCGTGGCTCCGGAGGTGGACCGGTAA
- a CDS encoding NADH-quinone oxidoreductase subunit C codes for MDATEIHRRLRERHGNSVLPEVAEAEWAIVEVLPAAVAEACRHLKEDPEIAFDCLSNLTAVDRKADDLIDVYYHLYSYEHRHKLTLKASCPRLDPVLPTVSTVWPIGDWLEREAFDLMGVNFIGHGDLRRLLMPEDWVGHPLRKDFVEPEEYHGISTRRESLLKL; via the coding sequence ATGGACGCAACAGAGATCCACCGCCGTCTCCGGGAAAGACACGGCAACTCGGTCCTCCCGGAAGTGGCCGAGGCCGAGTGGGCGATCGTCGAGGTGCTTCCCGCCGCGGTCGCCGAGGCCTGCCGGCATCTCAAGGAAGATCCCGAGATTGCCTTCGACTGCCTGTCGAATCTGACGGCCGTCGACCGCAAGGCCGACGACCTGATCGACGTCTACTACCACTTGTACAGCTACGAGCACCGCCACAAGCTGACGCTCAAGGCGTCCTGCCCGCGGCTCGATCCCGTTCTGCCGACCGTCTCTACGGTGTGGCCCATCGGCGATTGGCTCGAGCGTGAAGCCTTCGATCTGATGGGTGTGAACTTCATCGGTCACGGCGATCTGCGCCGCCTTCTCATGCCCGAGGACTGGGTCGGCCATCCCCTTCGCAAGGACTTCGTCGAGCCAGAGGAATACCACGGCATCTCGACGCGCCGAGAGAGCTTGCTGAAGCTATGA
- the nuoB gene encoding NADH-quinone oxidoreductase subunit NuoB, whose amino-acid sequence MSLINTIPETVVTSKIDDVLNWTRKSSVWYMLFGLACCAIEMMQAGGPRSDLDRFGAVPRATPRVSDLIIVSGTLTLKMALRTKLLYEQMPDPKYAISMGSCANCGGLFQLAYSVCDGVDKVIPVDVYVPGCPPRPEALTEGLLKLQDKIQQERWLVRAPESAAV is encoded by the coding sequence ATGTCTTTGATCAACACGATTCCGGAGACCGTCGTCACGAGCAAAATCGACGACGTCCTCAACTGGACCCGAAAATCTTCGGTTTGGTACATGCTGTTCGGACTCGCGTGCTGCGCCATCGAGATGATGCAGGCCGGCGGGCCGCGTTCCGACCTGGACCGGTTTGGTGCCGTCCCCCGGGCAACGCCGCGCGTCTCCGACCTCATTATCGTGTCGGGCACGCTCACGCTGAAGATGGCTTTGCGCACCAAGCTGCTTTACGAGCAGATGCCCGATCCGAAGTACGCGATCTCCATGGGCAGCTGTGCGAACTGCGGGGGGCTCTTCCAGCTCGCCTACTCCGTGTGCGACGGCGTCGACAAAGTCATTCCGGTCGACGTGTACGTCCCTGGTTGCCCGCCTCGCCCCGAGGCGCTGACCGAGGGCCTCCTGAAGCTCCAGGACAAGATCCAGCAAGAGCGCTGGCTCGTCCGTGCGCCCGAGAGCGCGGCGGTCTGA
- the ndhC gene encoding NADH-quinone oxidoreductase subunit A, whose translation MNFDLANVLVFLLLGAITAALMMGLGFLLRPDNPERRKLTTYECGEPPSGSAWINFNIRFYLIALIFVIFDVEVAFVYPVATAFRQFVLDGNGLVAFLELFVFITILFVGLIYVWVKQDLEWLKKVVEPG comes from the coding sequence GTGAACTTTGACCTAGCCAATGTATTAGTTTTCCTGCTTCTGGGGGCGATCACCGCGGCCCTCATGATGGGGCTCGGGTTCCTCCTTCGTCCGGACAATCCGGAGCGGCGAAAGCTCACCACGTACGAGTGCGGCGAGCCCCCTTCGGGCAGTGCGTGGATCAACTTCAACATTCGTTTCTACCTCATTGCGTTGATCTTCGTGATCTTCGACGTCGAGGTGGCGTTCGTCTATCCGGTCGCGACCGCGTTCCGACAATTCGTGTTGGACGGCAACGGCCTCGTCGCGTTTCTCGAGTTGTTCGTCTTCATCACGATCCTCTTCGTGGGTTTGATCTACGTGTGGGTGAAGCAGGATCTCGAATGGCTCAAGAAGGTCGTCGAACCCGGCTGA
- a CDS encoding ABC transporter ATP-binding protein, which yields MRIEARGVAVRYGAREAISDVDLTVAPGEVLGIIGPNGSGKSTLVRALGGLRAPDRGQVLLDGRDLHQVGRRERGRAIALVPQETHVSFPLLVRELVLLGRSPHTGAFGWETAHDLAIAREAMERTDVSSLADRPIDELSGGERQRAVLARALAQEPRVLLLDEPTTYLDLRHTVLLLDLVRNLCAERELTVVLVLHDLNLAGMYCDRLALLSAGRLHSYGAPPSVLRYADLCEVYGTDLYVAPNDVTGQIVVLPLPGWLQAPGGPPGGPRRG from the coding sequence ATGCGTATCGAGGCGCGCGGCGTCGCGGTGCGTTACGGGGCGCGCGAGGCGATCTCGGACGTCGACCTGACTGTGGCGCCCGGCGAGGTCCTCGGGATCATCGGTCCGAATGGTTCGGGGAAGTCCACGCTCGTTCGCGCGCTCGGTGGGCTGCGCGCGCCCGACCGTGGGCAAGTTTTGTTGGACGGCCGCGATCTCCATCAGGTCGGGCGTCGTGAGCGGGGGAGGGCGATCGCTCTCGTTCCGCAGGAGACGCACGTCTCGTTTCCCCTCCTCGTTCGTGAACTCGTTCTCCTCGGGCGTTCGCCGCATACCGGGGCCTTCGGATGGGAGACCGCGCACGACCTCGCCATCGCGCGCGAAGCGATGGAGCGCACGGACGTGTCATCTCTCGCGGATCGACCCATCGATGAGCTCTCCGGCGGGGAGCGTCAGCGGGCGGTTCTGGCGCGGGCGCTCGCACAGGAGCCGCGCGTCCTGTTGCTCGACGAGCCGACGACCTATCTCGACCTGCGGCATACGGTGCTTCTACTCGACCTCGTGCGAAACCTCTGTGCCGAGCGCGAACTCACGGTGGTGCTCGTGCTGCACGACCTCAATCTCGCCGGAATGTACTGCGACCGGCTGGCCCTTCTCTCGGCGGGCCGCCTCCACTCGTACGGCGCACCCCCGTCGGTCCTACGATACGCCGATTTGTGTGAGGTCTACGGCACGGACCTTTACGTGGCACCGAACGATGTCACCGGGCAGATCGTCGTTCTACCCCTGCCGGGGTGGTTGCAGGCCCCCGGCGGGCCGCCCGGCGGGCCTCGGCGCGGCTGA
- a CDS encoding iron ABC transporter permease, whose product MQITVRSALLLHLGGAALLLVAALFGLAVGPVDIDPLAAWSAPVDDPAHVILFGARLPRVLLAALVGGALGLGGAGLQALLHNPLACPHILGISGGAALFGILAMIVAPLPAIAALGLGSETALALVPVAAFVGALGTAALVRAVASASGRVTPHTLLLTGVVFNAFAAALITFINSMADFYRAHGILAWVVGTLVVRGDAWTWAAAGTLVAGLVLLAASARDLNAMALGEEGAVSLGVDVGRARRRVYLAVALLVAGAVPVSGMIGFVGLIVPHAVRLVVGSDQRRVLPASLWGGAVFLVLADTAARTAMGPTELPVGVVTALCGGPFFLYMLRRQGRRELAV is encoded by the coding sequence ATGCAGATTACGGTGCGGAGCGCGTTGTTATTGCATCTCGGTGGCGCCGCGCTTCTCCTGGTCGCTGCTTTGTTCGGTCTCGCGGTCGGGCCGGTCGACATCGACCCGCTGGCCGCGTGGTCGGCGCCGGTGGATGATCCCGCGCACGTGATCTTGTTCGGTGCGCGTCTCCCACGTGTGTTGCTCGCCGCGCTCGTCGGTGGCGCTCTGGGGCTCGGCGGCGCTGGGTTGCAGGCGCTGTTGCACAACCCGCTGGCGTGCCCGCACATCCTCGGGATCTCGGGCGGTGCCGCGTTGTTCGGCATCCTTGCGATGATCGTGGCTCCACTGCCGGCGATTGCGGCTCTAGGGCTCGGGAGTGAAACCGCGCTTGCGCTCGTGCCGGTCGCAGCGTTCGTCGGTGCGCTCGGGACGGCAGCACTGGTGCGCGCGGTGGCGTCGGCGAGTGGTCGGGTGACGCCCCATACCTTGCTCTTGACGGGGGTCGTGTTCAACGCGTTCGCGGCGGCGTTGATCACGTTCATCAACAGCATGGCCGACTTCTATCGCGCGCATGGCATCCTGGCGTGGGTCGTCGGGACGCTCGTCGTCCGCGGCGATGCCTGGACATGGGCAGCCGCCGGCACGTTGGTCGCCGGACTCGTACTGCTCGCTGCGAGCGCACGAGATCTGAACGCGATGGCGCTGGGCGAAGAGGGGGCGGTGAGTCTGGGCGTGGACGTCGGGCGGGCCCGTCGTCGCGTCTATCTCGCCGTGGCACTTCTCGTCGCCGGTGCCGTCCCGGTGTCGGGTATGATCGGTTTTGTCGGCCTGATCGTTCCACACGCCGTACGGCTGGTCGTGGGCAGCGATCAGCGTCGTGTGCTGCCGGCGTCGCTCTGGGGTGGTGCGGTGTTCCTCGTGCTTGCCGACACCGCGGCGCGCACGGCGATGGGGCCGACGGAACTTCCTGTCGGGGTGGTGACCGCGCTCTGTGGTGGTCCGTTCTTTCTCTACATGCTGCGTCGGCAGGGGCGGCGGGAGTTGGCGGTCTGA
- a CDS encoding helical backbone metal receptor: protein MAAEPPAGGARRVVSLAPSVTETIFALGAEDRLVAVSSYCDFPPAARALPRVGSYLQPNVEAILGVEPDVVIGVPTPGNRAAVDHLRRLGVEVVVVSEDTVPDAFASMRTVGRWLGKPEQAEALVADVQGQLAAVRGAAAAEPRRRVLFVVGHDPLVVAGGALFLNELIEVAGGENVGAIGGGTWPRLSLETVVAAAPEVIIDGAMGTEAGPGGDAGLLRWWEPYRSVPAVRDRRVRAQRSNALLRPGPRLGVAARELFELVHGKSVPTPTPTPDAP, encoded by the coding sequence ATGGCCGCTGAACCGCCTGCCGGCGGGGCGCGCCGAGTCGTCTCGCTCGCGCCGTCCGTGACCGAGACGATCTTCGCCCTTGGCGCCGAGGACCGGCTAGTAGCCGTCTCCAGCTACTGCGATTTCCCGCCGGCGGCCCGGGCACTCCCGCGGGTCGGCTCCTATCTGCAGCCGAACGTGGAGGCGATCCTAGGCGTGGAACCGGATGTCGTGATCGGCGTGCCGACTCCGGGCAACCGGGCCGCGGTGGATCATCTCCGGCGGCTGGGAGTGGAGGTCGTCGTGGTCTCCGAAGACACCGTCCCCGACGCGTTTGCCTCCATGCGGACCGTCGGCCGGTGGTTGGGGAAACCCGAGCAGGCGGAAGCCCTGGTTGCGGACGTGCAGGGGCAACTCGCGGCCGTGCGCGGCGCGGCGGCTGCCGAACCCCGACGCCGGGTTCTCTTCGTCGTCGGGCATGATCCGCTCGTGGTCGCCGGGGGCGCGCTGTTCTTGAACGAGCTCATCGAGGTGGCGGGCGGAGAAAACGTGGGCGCGATCGGCGGGGGGACGTGGCCGCGTCTATCGCTCGAGACGGTGGTCGCCGCGGCGCCCGAAGTGATCATAGACGGTGCGATGGGTACCGAGGCCGGCCCGGGTGGGGACGCGGGCTTGCTGCGATGGTGGGAGCCCTATCGCTCGGTGCCCGCGGTCCGGGACCGGCGGGTCCGAGCGCAGCGCTCCAATGCGCTCCTTCGGCCGGGCCCGAGGCTGGGCGTCGCCGCGCGAGAGCTGTTCGAGTTGGTACACGGGAAGTCCGTACCGACGCCGACGCCGACGCCGGATGCGCCGTGA
- a CDS encoding outer membrane beta-barrel protein, producing MSTRAGKLAAALAAIVLGAFTGVAHADEIVAEEIIVGEEVIAPPAEAPPPEEPCCVVPPLGYLDTTFDDIVAWWAKPNRDLKISSGLSTSFQWDFNEPSNYKVPFRFNTTHSRYFVDLFQLSLGYRAEPEPGDFGGQIVFDAGRLARREKSDWNGSGVVPDTWWENKSAALQQAFAVYNVPIGNGLTLKGGKFVTLNGNEAIEPWANPTYSRSYLFTWAAPYTHTGGYATYPVTDMVSLTAGGVIGWDNVFDNNSAPAAIGEIMIDPSEYANLKVSGSFGPEQTCRPNPGVLPTLQGQGCDSNMRGLVDVVLNVDPVEDLHTSINFLWASEDEASLVNPGRHAQWLGATGTVWYDFLDCFTVATRGEWFQDQQGVRLGTTNAAGNPIGATVWAVTGDLKAMLSEHVYIRSEYRYDGSPQPIFTATNAAGQTGAWRGQNTVAVELGYSF from the coding sequence ATGTCGACGCGAGCGGGGAAGTTGGCGGCCGCGCTGGCCGCAATAGTGCTTGGTGCCTTTACGGGTGTCGCGCATGCGGATGAGATCGTGGCCGAGGAGATCATCGTCGGTGAAGAGGTCATAGCGCCTCCGGCAGAGGCACCTCCTCCCGAGGAGCCGTGCTGCGTCGTGCCCCCGTTGGGCTATCTGGACACGACGTTCGACGACATCGTCGCGTGGTGGGCCAAGCCCAACCGCGACCTGAAGATCAGCTCGGGGCTGTCCACGTCGTTCCAATGGGACTTCAACGAGCCCTCGAACTACAAGGTTCCGTTCCGATTCAACACGACCCACAGTCGATACTTCGTCGACCTGTTCCAGCTTTCGCTCGGCTACCGGGCCGAGCCGGAGCCCGGCGACTTCGGCGGCCAGATCGTGTTCGATGCAGGACGCTTGGCGCGCCGAGAAAAGTCCGACTGGAACGGATCCGGTGTCGTCCCGGACACATGGTGGGAGAACAAATCGGCTGCGCTTCAGCAGGCCTTCGCCGTTTACAACGTTCCCATCGGGAACGGCCTCACCCTCAAGGGCGGTAAGTTCGTCACGCTGAACGGCAACGAAGCCATCGAGCCGTGGGCCAACCCCACGTACTCCCGCTCGTACCTGTTCACGTGGGCCGCGCCGTACACCCACACCGGCGGCTACGCGACCTACCCGGTCACCGATATGGTGTCCCTCACGGCGGGTGGCGTGATCGGCTGGGACAACGTGTTCGACAACAACTCCGCGCCCGCAGCGATCGGGGAGATCATGATCGACCCGAGCGAATACGCGAACCTCAAGGTGAGCGGTAGCTTCGGGCCCGAGCAGACCTGTCGACCCAACCCCGGCGTCCTGCCCACCTTGCAGGGACAGGGCTGTGACTCGAACATGCGCGGCCTCGTAGACGTCGTCCTCAACGTGGACCCCGTCGAAGACCTGCACACCTCGATCAACTTCCTGTGGGCTTCCGAGGATGAGGCGAGCCTGGTCAACCCCGGACGCCATGCGCAGTGGCTCGGAGCCACAGGCACCGTTTGGTACGACTTCCTGGATTGCTTCACCGTCGCCACACGCGGCGAGTGGTTCCAGGACCAACAGGGCGTGCGACTCGGCACGACCAACGCCGCCGGCAACCCGATCGGCGCGACCGTCTGGGCGGTCACCGGCGACCTCAAGGCGATGCTCTCGGAGCACGTCTACATCAGGTCGGAATATCGCTACGACGGTTCGCCGCAGCCGATCTTCACCGCGACGAATGCCGCCGGCCAGACCGGTGCGTGGCGCGGACAGAACACCGTCGCCGTCGAACTCGGGTACTCCTTTTAG
- a CDS encoding lysophospholipid acyltransferase family protein: MLNDVARETGADEQGAVEDEGPVVRAAESLLDVYARLGRTLEQGSVASALEELGSRDSGDLDDFGYDANFDHALRPLLRFLYRSWWRVETAGLENVPTNGPVILVANYSGTLFAYDGAMLRFAVAEDHGARRSVRPLLDQGVYDLPVLGDVMARCGGVRASDENGESLLARDAVVAYFPEGGGGLGRPFRRRYELDSFGDGGFVRAALRSGAPVVPVAIVGAEETHPVLGRLDWVARKIGMPVVPVTPTFPWLGLGGLLPLPSRWRIEFGTPMADFAELGPQAAGDGVQVTRLTERTRSRVASLVQGAVDRRGRAFF, encoded by the coding sequence ATGCTGAACGACGTTGCGCGCGAGACCGGTGCGGATGAGCAGGGGGCCGTGGAGGACGAGGGCCCCGTGGTGCGCGCGGCCGAGAGCCTCCTGGACGTGTACGCGCGACTTGGTCGGACGCTGGAGCAGGGGTCGGTTGCGAGTGCGCTCGAGGAGCTCGGGTCGAGGGACAGCGGCGATCTCGACGACTTCGGCTACGACGCCAACTTTGACCACGCCCTGCGCCCGTTGCTCCGCTTCCTGTACCGGAGTTGGTGGCGGGTCGAGACGGCCGGTCTCGAGAACGTCCCGACGAACGGGCCCGTGATCCTGGTCGCGAACTATTCCGGAACCCTTTTTGCCTATGATGGCGCGATGCTGCGCTTCGCCGTGGCAGAGGACCACGGCGCACGCCGCTCGGTGCGGCCGTTGCTCGACCAGGGGGTGTACGATCTGCCGGTTCTTGGGGACGTGATGGCTCGCTGCGGGGGCGTGCGGGCATCGGATGAGAACGGGGAGTCGCTGCTCGCGCGCGATGCAGTCGTCGCGTATTTTCCGGAGGGCGGAGGGGGCCTCGGTCGGCCGTTCCGGCGTCGGTACGAACTCGACTCCTTCGGAGATGGCGGCTTCGTGCGCGCCGCGTTGCGTTCGGGCGCACCGGTCGTGCCGGTGGCGATCGTAGGCGCGGAAGAGACGCATCCGGTCCTTGGAAGGCTCGATTGGGTGGCCCGGAAGATTGGGATGCCGGTCGTGCCGGTCACGCCGACGTTCCCGTGGCTCGGTCTGGGAGGCCTGCTGCCTCTGCCGAGTCGATGGCGGATCGAGTTCGGTACGCCTATGGCTGATTTCGCGGAACTCGGCCCCCAGGCCGCAGGCGACGGCGTGCAGGTGACCCGGCTCACCGAGCGCACGCGCAGTCGTGTCGCGTCCCTGGTCCAGGGCGCCGTCGACCGTCGCGGGCGCGCGTTTTTCTGA